From one Anopheles cruzii chromosome 3, idAnoCruzAS_RS32_06, whole genome shotgun sequence genomic stretch:
- the LOC128271802 gene encoding protein elav-like isoform X2: MTNKVLAAVQDLQKQQQQQAQQQQQQQQQQQQVQQQQAQQQQQQNGGGGGGGGGGDACPTGAGASGGGGGTPSSETARTNLIVNYLPQTMTEEEIRSLFSSVGEVESVKLVRDKNVIYPGQPKGQSLGYGFVNYHRPQDAEQAVNVLNGLRLQNKVLKVSFARPSSEGIKGANLYISGLPKTITQEELETIFRPYGEIITSRVLIQEGNDKPKGVGFIRFDQRKEAERAIQVLNGTTPKGLTDPITVKFSNTPGQNAAAKVVQPALPAFLNPQLTRRLGAIHHPINKGLARFSPMGGEVLDMMLPAAPTNGINVAPSGGWSIFIYNLAPETEENTLWQLFGPFGAVQNVKVIKDAATNQCKGYGFVTMTNYEEAMLAIRSLNGYTLGQRVLQVSFKTNKSK; encoded by the exons ATGACAAACAAGGTGCTGGCCGCTGTGCAGGATctgcagaagcagcagcaacagcaagctcagcagcagcaacaacaacaacagcagcagcagcaggttcagCAGCAA caggctcagcagcagcagcagcagaatggtggtggtggtggcggcggtggcggaggggATGCCTGCCCGACGGGTGCGGGagcgtccggtggtggcgggggcACTCCGTCGTCGGAAACGGCCCGCACCAACCTGATCGTGAACTATCTGCCACAGACGATGACGGAGGAGGAGATCCGGTCGCTGTTCTCCAGCGTCGGCGAGGTGGAAAGCGTGAAGCTGGTGCGCGACAAGAACGTCATCTACCCGGGCCAACCGAAGGGGCAGAGCCTCGGCTACGGGTTTGTCAACTACCACCGGCCGCAGGACGCCGAGCAGGCGGTCAACGTGCTGAACGGGCTGCGGTTACAGAACAAGGTGCTGAAGGTGTCGTTCGCGCGGCCCAGCTCCGAGGGCATCAAGGGGGCGAACCTGTACATCTCGGGCCTCCCGAAGACGATCACCCAGGAGGAGCTGGAAACGATCTTCCGGCCGTACGGCGAGATCATCACCTCGCGGGTGCTCATCCAGGAGGGCAACGATAAGCCGAAGGGCGTCGGCTTCATTCGGTTCGATCAGCGCAAGGAAGCGGAACGGGCCATCCAGGTGCTGAACGGGACCACCCCGAAAGGCCTGACCGATCCGATCACGGTCAAATTCTCGAACACGCCGGGCCAAAATGCGGCCGCGAAGGTGGTGCAACCGGCGTTGCCCGCGTTCCTTAACCCACAGCTGACGCGGCGCCTCGGCGCGATCCACCACCCGATCAACAAGGGCCTGGCGCGGTTTTCGCCGATGGGTGGCGAGGTGCTGGACATGATGCTGCCGGCCGCACCGACCAACGGTATCAACGTGGCGCCGTCCGGTGGCTGGAGCATATTCATCTACAACCTCGCGCCGGAGACGGAAGAGAACACGCTCTGGCAGCTGTTCGGGCCGTTCGGGGCGGTGCAAAACGTGAAGGTGATCAAGGACGCCGCCACCAACCAGTGCAAGGGCTACGGGTTCGTCACGATGACCAACTACGAGGAAGCGATGCTGGCCATCCGCTCCCTCAACGGCTACACGCTCGGGCAGCGCGTCCTGCAAGTCAGCTTCAAGACCAACAAATCGAAGTAA
- the LOC128271802 gene encoding protein elav-like isoform X3, with product MTNKVLAAVQDLQKQGGDACPTGAGASGGGGGTPSSETARTNLIVNYLPQTMTEEEIRSLFSSVGEVESVKLVRDKNVIYPGQPKGQSLGYGFVNYHRPQDAEQAVNVLNGLRLQNKVLKVSFARPSSEGIKGANLYISGLPKTITQEELETIFRPYGEIITSRVLIQEGNDKPKGVGFIRFDQRKEAERAIQVLNGTTPKGLTDPITVKFSNTPGQNAAAKVVQPALPAFLNPQLTRRLGAIHHPINKGLARFSPMGGEVLDMMLPAAPTNGINVAPSGGWSIFIYNLAPETEENTLWQLFGPFGAVQNVKVIKDAATNQCKGYGFVTMTNYEEAMLAIRSLNGYTLGQRVLQVSFKTNKSK from the exons ATGACAAACAAGGTGCTGGCCGCTGTGCAGGATctgcagaagcag ggaggggATGCCTGCCCGACGGGTGCGGGagcgtccggtggtggcgggggcACTCCGTCGTCGGAAACGGCCCGCACCAACCTGATCGTGAACTATCTGCCACAGACGATGACGGAGGAGGAGATCCGGTCGCTGTTCTCCAGCGTCGGCGAGGTGGAAAGCGTGAAGCTGGTGCGCGACAAGAACGTCATCTACCCGGGCCAACCGAAGGGGCAGAGCCTCGGCTACGGGTTTGTCAACTACCACCGGCCGCAGGACGCCGAGCAGGCGGTCAACGTGCTGAACGGGCTGCGGTTACAGAACAAGGTGCTGAAGGTGTCGTTCGCGCGGCCCAGCTCCGAGGGCATCAAGGGGGCGAACCTGTACATCTCGGGCCTCCCGAAGACGATCACCCAGGAGGAGCTGGAAACGATCTTCCGGCCGTACGGCGAGATCATCACCTCGCGGGTGCTCATCCAGGAGGGCAACGATAAGCCGAAGGGCGTCGGCTTCATTCGGTTCGATCAGCGCAAGGAAGCGGAACGGGCCATCCAGGTGCTGAACGGGACCACCCCGAAAGGCCTGACCGATCCGATCACGGTCAAATTCTCGAACACGCCGGGCCAAAATGCGGCCGCGAAGGTGGTGCAACCGGCGTTGCCCGCGTTCCTTAACCCACAGCTGACGCGGCGCCTCGGCGCGATCCACCACCCGATCAACAAGGGCCTGGCGCGGTTTTCGCCGATGGGTGGCGAGGTGCTGGACATGATGCTGCCGGCCGCACCGACCAACGGTATCAACGTGGCGCCGTCCGGTGGCTGGAGCATATTCATCTACAACCTCGCGCCGGAGACGGAAGAGAACACGCTCTGGCAGCTGTTCGGGCCGTTCGGGGCGGTGCAAAACGTGAAGGTGATCAAGGACGCCGCCACCAACCAGTGCAAGGGCTACGGGTTCGTCACGATGACCAACTACGAGGAAGCGATGCTGGCCATCCGCTCCCTCAACGGCTACACGCTCGGGCAGCGCGTCCTGCAAGTCAGCTTCAAGACCAACAAATCGAAGTAA
- the LOC128271802 gene encoding protein elav-like isoform X1: protein MTNKVLAAVQDLQKQQQQQAQQQQQQQQQQQQAQQVQQAQQQQQQNGGGGGGGGGGDACPTGAGASGGGGGTPSSETARTNLIVNYLPQTMTEEEIRSLFSSVGEVESVKLVRDKNVIYPGQPKGQSLGYGFVNYHRPQDAEQAVNVLNGLRLQNKVLKVSFARPSSEGIKGANLYISGLPKTITQEELETIFRPYGEIITSRVLIQEGNDKPKGVGFIRFDQRKEAERAIQVLNGTTPKGLTDPITVKFSNTPGQNAAAKVVQPALPAFLNPQLTRRLGAIHHPINKGLARFSPMGGEVLDMMLPAAPTNGINVAPSGGWSIFIYNLAPETEENTLWQLFGPFGAVQNVKVIKDAATNQCKGYGFVTMTNYEEAMLAIRSLNGYTLGQRVLQVSFKTNKSK, encoded by the exons ATGACAAACAAGGTGCTGGCCGCTGTGCAGGATctgcagaagcagcagcaacagcaagctcagcagcagcaacaacaacaacagcagcagcagcag gctcagCAGGTTCAGcaggctcagcagcagcagcagcagaatggtggtggtggtggcggcggtggcggaggggATGCCTGCCCGACGGGTGCGGGagcgtccggtggtggcgggggcACTCCGTCGTCGGAAACGGCCCGCACCAACCTGATCGTGAACTATCTGCCACAGACGATGACGGAGGAGGAGATCCGGTCGCTGTTCTCCAGCGTCGGCGAGGTGGAAAGCGTGAAGCTGGTGCGCGACAAGAACGTCATCTACCCGGGCCAACCGAAGGGGCAGAGCCTCGGCTACGGGTTTGTCAACTACCACCGGCCGCAGGACGCCGAGCAGGCGGTCAACGTGCTGAACGGGCTGCGGTTACAGAACAAGGTGCTGAAGGTGTCGTTCGCGCGGCCCAGCTCCGAGGGCATCAAGGGGGCGAACCTGTACATCTCGGGCCTCCCGAAGACGATCACCCAGGAGGAGCTGGAAACGATCTTCCGGCCGTACGGCGAGATCATCACCTCGCGGGTGCTCATCCAGGAGGGCAACGATAAGCCGAAGGGCGTCGGCTTCATTCGGTTCGATCAGCGCAAGGAAGCGGAACGGGCCATCCAGGTGCTGAACGGGACCACCCCGAAAGGCCTGACCGATCCGATCACGGTCAAATTCTCGAACACGCCGGGCCAAAATGCGGCCGCGAAGGTGGTGCAACCGGCGTTGCCCGCGTTCCTTAACCCACAGCTGACGCGGCGCCTCGGCGCGATCCACCACCCGATCAACAAGGGCCTGGCGCGGTTTTCGCCGATGGGTGGCGAGGTGCTGGACATGATGCTGCCGGCCGCACCGACCAACGGTATCAACGTGGCGCCGTCCGGTGGCTGGAGCATATTCATCTACAACCTCGCGCCGGAGACGGAAGAGAACACGCTCTGGCAGCTGTTCGGGCCGTTCGGGGCGGTGCAAAACGTGAAGGTGATCAAGGACGCCGCCACCAACCAGTGCAAGGGCTACGGGTTCGTCACGATGACCAACTACGAGGAAGCGATGCTGGCCATCCGCTCCCTCAACGGCTACACGCTCGGGCAGCGCGTCCTGCAAGTCAGCTTCAAGACCAACAAATCGAAGTAA